A genome region from Triticum aestivum cultivar Chinese Spring chromosome 2B, IWGSC CS RefSeq v2.1, whole genome shotgun sequence includes the following:
- the LOC123039306 gene encoding uncharacterized protein — MGSFFSSPGADPDADADAVDFPSFDRQRKHERDALAANMYTIFALGHYNSRNPVLRSLTICLCVRAQDAMFYPAAEPMEVPRAACVGFRQDFWYHVGFWARRRDATDDNEQKYFFTELRFERRSRRLVVETCTLLEKPMCRFKSRCAFCPDRFQILHPSDAEEFTCGKKRHKKKFFRERNMLGRPFMLR; from the exons ATGGGATCCTTCTTCTCTTCCCCCGGTGCtgaccccgacgccgacgccgacgccgtcgACTTCCCTTCCTTTGATCGCCAGAGAAAACA TGAACGTGATGCCCTCGCTGCCAACATGTACACCATCTTTGCCCTCGGCCATTACAACTCCAGGAACCCGGTAC TAAGATCACTAACTATATGTTTGTGTGTGCGCGCGCAGGATGCTATGTTCTATCCTGCTGCGGAGCCCATGGAAGTGCCCAGGGCCGCCTGCGTCGGCTTCAGGCAGGACTTCTGGTACCATGTCGGCTTCTGGGCCCGACGGAGGGATGCCACTGACGACAATGAACAAAAGTACTTCTTCACCGAGCTGCGGTTCGAGCGCCGGTCTAGACGGCTGGTGGTCGAGACATGCACTCTCTTAG AAAAGCCGATGTGCCGCTTCAAGAGTAGGTGCGCGTTCTGCCCGGATAGATTCCAGATCCTGCACCCGAGTGATGCTGAAGAGTTTACTTGTGGGAAGAAGAGGCACAAAAAAAAGTTTTTCAGGGAGAGAAATATGCTCGGAAGGCCTTTCATGCTTAGATAA